The Gammaproteobacteria bacterium genome includes a region encoding these proteins:
- a CDS encoding tail fiber protein: MSEPFVGEIRMFAGNFAPRGWAFCDGQLLAVSQNDALFSLLGTIYGGDGRTTFGLPDMRGRLPMHAGTGPGLSPRRLGAKFGAENVTLTVNQMPSHTHSVGGNNVAGSSSSPSGYFAKDVSNSNLYINSLSSTRASMNSNMITNTGGSRSHTNLMPYLCIHFIIALVGIYPSRN; this comes from the coding sequence ATGTCAGAACCATTTGTAGGAGAAATCCGTATGTTTGCGGGCAATTTTGCTCCGCGTGGGTGGGCGTTTTGTGATGGTCAGTTATTGGCGGTTTCACAAAATGATGCCTTGTTTAGTTTGTTAGGTACAATTTATGGCGGTGATGGAAGAACGACTTTTGGACTGCCTGATATGCGAGGGAGGTTGCCTATGCATGCAGGAACAGGTCCTGGGTTGAGTCCAAGGCGGTTGGGAGCAAAGTTTGGTGCAGAGAATGTGACTTTAACAGTGAATCAAATGCCATCTCACACTCATAGTGTTGGTGGTAATAATGTTGCAGGGAGTTCAAGCTCACCATCGGGTTATTTTGCCAAAGATGTCAGTAACTCCAATTTGTATATCAATTCCTTATCGAGTACCAGAGCATCCATGAATTCAAACATGATTACAAATACCGGAGGATCGAGATCACACACAAACTTAATGCCTTATCTGTGCATTCATTTTATTATCGCCCTTGTTGGTATTTATCCATCACGAAATTAG
- a CDS encoding tail fiber protein, with protein sequence MSEPFIAEIRIFAGNFAPRSWAFCNGQLLPISQNTALFSLIGTTYGGDGLSTTALPNLQGRAPMHPGRGPGLTARRLGERGGTQSVTLTEAQIPNHNHSVTADANPGGFGGGGADTPDPVNHYLASTSASGQFYANGSSNVAPMSEVTTAGGSQSHNNVQPVIAINYIIALQGLYPSRG encoded by the coding sequence ATGTCAGAACCATTTATAGCAGAAATTAGAATTTTCGCAGGTAATTTTGCTCCAAGAAGCTGGGCATTTTGTAATGGCCAGTTGTTACCAATTTCGCAGAATACCGCTTTATTTTCACTCATTGGCACAACGTATGGTGGTGATGGGCTATCAACGACAGCACTTCCCAATTTACAAGGTCGAGCTCCGATGCATCCGGGAAGAGGTCCGGGTTTAACAGCCAGAAGATTGGGCGAAAGAGGTGGCACGCAGTCAGTAACTCTGACTGAAGCACAGATTCCGAATCATAATCATAGTGTCACAGCTGATGCGAATCCGGGAGGATTTGGTGGTGGCGGAGCGGATACTCCAGATCCGGTCAATCACTATCTTGCAAGTACATCTGCCAGCGGTCAGTTTTATGCGAATGGCAGTTCAAATGTCGCTCCCATGAGTGAGGTTACAACAGCCGGTGGAAGCCAGTCGCACAACAATGTACAGCCCGTCATTGCAATTAATTACATTATTGCTTTACAAGGTTTGTATCCTTCTAGAGGTTAA
- a CDS encoding GNAT family N-acetyltransferase yields the protein MPDSVSETLNHQLFPGDLQYKAISDKDMAFLSQLYASTRWKELEQTPWSLEQKQNFLQMQFDAQHKHYQSHYPKSDYLLISYKNQEIGRIYLDRDETSICLIDIAFLPEFRNRGFGTQILKNLINEAQSNQKKITIHVENFNPAYNWYVKHGFQQIEDKGVYQYMEWHPKTV from the coding sequence ATGCCTGATAGTGTTTCGGAAACATTGAATCATCAATTGTTTCCTGGTGATTTGCAATATAAAGCCATATCTGACAAGGATATGGCTTTTCTTTCACAGCTTTATGCATCGACTCGTTGGAAAGAACTAGAACAGACTCCATGGAGTTTGGAGCAAAAGCAGAATTTCCTGCAAATGCAGTTTGATGCACAACATAAACATTACCAATCGCATTATCCGAAATCGGACTATTTGTTAATTTCGTATAAGAACCAAGAAATTGGCCGCATCTATCTGGACAGAGATGAAACGTCAATTTGTTTGATAGATATTGCCTTTCTACCTGAATTTAGAAACAGAGGGTTTGGAACTCAAATCTTAAAAAACCTCATTAATGAAGCTCAATCAAATCAAAAGAAAATAACCATCCATGTTGAAAATTTTAACCCTGCCTATAACTGGTATGTCAAACACGGTTTCCAACAAATTGAAGACAAAGGTGTTTATCAATACATGGAATGGCATCCCAAAACCGTCTAA
- a CDS encoding VWA domain-containing protein gives MKLFWVLILLAYNVSAEKFFYEQEPNNSPIDGNHFKSEQTILGDMQGKDQDMFIWNVSDGDADFQWNIEFEGLPGKLTRLDLMQVEFTEDGSGVTKVDTIFSMSSPDGSVPLQTNNLVVTPGKYYIGLSYAGGQSKPSASPLFGDIGLEDMESEIQQENNQIDSIEVKEQDFYKIRITKGYKINQARIKEDKNSKESPYSLRADSTVGIYFFNKSLWLDFKINEKQTNQVWKVHGQSELGKPLTLKLYDSANNLLASHQSDKRGTFYLSDLKLSVGSYLLELISQDSSTAIIEVANTGEFVSGNEAEPNNKLKIANQIKIGEAISGRLSDNRDEDYFIFEVDEELSHKQLKLSVVNDNKENLRFCLWDDNQKRLKCNDTKEDIILDNLSLSTGSYFISLSRSANEAPYSVNVADVGPRNPIMETEPNDSFPQAVAMNEKRLVKGTTVGNEYDFYKFDVDDSDRMWTIQAVGSNLDRLMIYNSRGDAIQRATNQAKSNRLKLSNLILSPGEHVVSLNGTDSKYVLRVFPAGKIDESLEREPNDSDIQATALNIGETKKGLLADANDVDLYHFRINGEQGLHLKIQPPADGALSYQLDREGVRVGRKVSQKGEAVEFKGLLKPGEYQIRIQPHRDLSDDLYEVSLKTYDAYTCIEDCEPNDNPYQANNMSGVSVVKGQSGTHDDYDWYFLPESEVQRKVTFVDKVGNNINGIVGFTDYGKTSLVTERNSKEQLIDFTIPVNKAGYFRIQVSKSDYEFDIKIDNQPVQQQIISADVSLSVSGLPEKIKAFSPESQRLKGQIMVENKGHEIVDVHLKIHTGDYRWITDISTDELQLQPGETKQIPISILTPAELIDTIITRIVFVAETKGVVVKQYSHEIKADTNAELVNPEEFWGVQKPLLGGINVAAHSMGAKRTEEDIAMNVSSVGYGFDELFDNMTALNSGLKYRGGRKTEKDIVTIEFAGNKPVDVVGTILNPLSGGSSYKYLKDFELHLSLDGVNFQNVLQGSLQPVGAEQSFVLSQPYKARFARLYMINSQDDIVKTNLSLGEWKVIAAPDTVFDSFNIASPNHGGFVVWSKPQISGDWDKPILTEELEHASARSRSNDDWQWVIGFHNQRAAFIEKIQWLPSQADTGNRSNVEPMKSVKVFVSSSSNVGPWQLVADEKLDTDKSLKEITFEKPVWARYVKFVTDNVKISNYAYFPETIRILEKQVGSDYQSILGEWGELSHQALYEKLNPANKLTVKDERQNHSKNTAFDISQVKTTKGQVQLEYADNPDWFKFSVAEDHNTLNIRLSGKQTVETVLHIEDEQGIQLPLLIVAKETNLIQYQLPVESGKNYFIKVEEPPRSTVFVWDTSPSTLSYEDIIYQALNSYSNEVIPDRDMVNFLPFGGELLMDQWYGEPYYLKTIINSYSRKDDSSQAEWSLSQATKALAGRQGSKAIILITDALTNRTPEVWDSLREVHPRVFSLGLVGTPGFGGKLQDQVDLLQSWAHVNNGEFIKVVDRNDADQAFARAAAKLRMPADYQLVVDSEYIKQPGPGQLQISQSASSQSGGAVELILDASGSMLKRLNGNRRINIAKDVLKNTVTEVIPQGTPVALRVFGDKEANACRTDLAIKLQPLQPQAAVKVIDSINAKNLAKTPIADSLAKVAGDLKSHQGQKIVILVTDGEETCDGNPQEVIAKLIEDGMDIRLNIVGFAIDDEELKEQFQQWSTQGGGKYFDSNNPESLKQSVNEALKVPYSVFDRNGELVSEGTVNGEPIELPAGYYTIKIFTQEVQVIENYQILGEQLQRFEL, from the coding sequence ATGAAACTATTTTGGGTATTAATTCTACTTGCGTATAATGTTTCGGCTGAGAAGTTTTTCTATGAACAAGAACCGAATAACTCACCGATTGATGGTAACCATTTCAAATCAGAACAAACGATTCTTGGTGATATGCAAGGCAAAGATCAGGACATGTTTATCTGGAATGTATCAGATGGCGATGCTGATTTTCAATGGAATATTGAGTTTGAAGGTTTGCCTGGAAAATTAACCCGTTTAGATTTAATGCAAGTAGAATTTACTGAAGACGGAAGCGGAGTCACAAAAGTAGATACCATTTTCTCAATGTCGAGTCCAGATGGCTCAGTACCATTACAAACAAATAATTTGGTCGTTACACCAGGTAAATATTATATAGGTTTGTCTTATGCCGGAGGACAATCAAAGCCATCAGCATCTCCATTATTTGGTGATATTGGTTTAGAAGATATGGAATCCGAAATTCAGCAGGAAAACAATCAAATAGACTCTATCGAGGTTAAAGAGCAAGATTTCTACAAAATCAGAATTACCAAGGGATATAAAATCAATCAGGCAAGAATTAAGGAAGATAAAAACAGTAAAGAGTCTCCATACTCACTTCGTGCAGACTCTACGGTAGGTATTTATTTCTTTAATAAGTCACTCTGGTTGGATTTTAAAATAAATGAGAAACAAACCAACCAAGTTTGGAAGGTTCATGGTCAATCGGAACTAGGAAAACCATTAACTTTAAAACTGTATGATTCTGCAAATAATTTATTAGCCTCTCACCAGTCTGACAAAAGAGGAACTTTTTATCTTTCTGATTTAAAACTATCAGTAGGTTCTTACTTGCTTGAGTTGATATCTCAGGATTCAAGCACAGCTATTATAGAGGTCGCCAATACAGGTGAGTTTGTATCGGGGAATGAAGCAGAACCCAACAATAAACTTAAAATTGCTAACCAAATCAAAATTGGAGAGGCAATATCTGGAAGATTGTCTGACAATAGAGATGAAGACTATTTTATTTTTGAAGTTGACGAAGAACTGTCACATAAACAATTGAAACTATCAGTCGTTAACGATAATAAAGAAAATCTACGTTTTTGTTTGTGGGATGATAATCAAAAAAGATTGAAATGCAATGACACAAAAGAAGATATCATCTTAGACAATTTGTCATTAAGTACAGGGAGTTACTTTATATCACTATCACGATCTGCCAATGAAGCTCCTTATAGTGTTAACGTAGCGGATGTCGGCCCAAGAAATCCTATCATGGAAACTGAACCAAATGACAGCTTTCCTCAAGCTGTTGCTATGAATGAAAAAAGATTAGTCAAAGGCACAACGGTTGGCAACGAGTATGATTTTTATAAATTTGATGTTGATGATAGTGATAGGATGTGGACGATTCAAGCAGTTGGAAGTAATTTGGATCGATTGATGATTTATAACTCCAGAGGTGATGCTATTCAGAGAGCAACCAATCAGGCAAAAAGCAACAGGCTCAAATTAAGCAACCTCATTCTTTCCCCGGGTGAGCATGTTGTCAGCTTGAATGGTACGGATAGCAAGTATGTCCTTAGAGTATTTCCCGCCGGAAAAATTGATGAATCTCTTGAAAGAGAGCCTAATGATAGTGATATACAAGCAACAGCTTTAAATATTGGTGAAACTAAAAAAGGGTTGCTTGCTGATGCGAATGATGTCGATTTATACCACTTTCGTATTAATGGTGAACAAGGACTCCATTTAAAGATACAGCCTCCTGCAGACGGCGCATTAAGTTATCAGTTGGACAGAGAAGGAGTCCGTGTTGGTAGAAAAGTCTCACAAAAAGGTGAGGCAGTGGAGTTTAAAGGACTGTTAAAACCGGGAGAGTATCAAATAAGAATCCAACCTCATCGTGATTTGAGCGATGATTTATACGAGGTTTCATTAAAAACTTATGACGCTTACACTTGTATTGAAGATTGTGAACCGAATGATAATCCGTATCAAGCCAATAATATGAGTGGAGTTTCGGTAGTCAAAGGGCAATCAGGAACTCATGATGATTATGACTGGTATTTTCTACCGGAATCCGAAGTACAAAGAAAGGTTACTTTCGTCGATAAAGTTGGTAATAACATTAACGGAATTGTCGGCTTTACCGATTATGGAAAAACAAGCTTAGTCACAGAGAGAAACTCAAAAGAACAACTCATAGATTTCACCATTCCTGTAAATAAAGCCGGATATTTCCGAATCCAAGTGTCGAAATCAGATTATGAGTTTGATATTAAAATTGATAATCAACCGGTTCAACAACAAATAATCTCAGCTGATGTGAGCTTGTCAGTTAGCGGGCTGCCTGAGAAAATAAAGGCATTTAGCCCTGAAAGCCAAAGACTTAAAGGCCAAATTATGGTTGAAAACAAAGGTCATGAAATCGTTGATGTTCATTTAAAAATCCATACCGGTGACTACCGGTGGATAACAGATATTTCCACAGATGAATTGCAATTGCAGCCAGGAGAAACGAAACAAATACCAATTTCTATTTTGACTCCGGCTGAATTGATAGACACAATTATCACACGAATCGTTTTTGTTGCTGAAACAAAAGGAGTTGTTGTAAAGCAATATTCGCATGAAATTAAAGCGGATACAAATGCAGAATTGGTCAATCCTGAAGAATTCTGGGGAGTTCAAAAACCTTTGTTAGGTGGTATTAATGTCGCCGCACATTCAATGGGAGCGAAACGAACGGAAGAAGATATTGCGATGAATGTTTCATCCGTTGGTTATGGATTTGATGAATTATTTGACAATATGACGGCGTTAAATTCGGGTTTAAAATATCGAGGTGGAAGAAAAACCGAAAAAGATATTGTCACAATTGAATTCGCAGGTAACAAACCTGTTGATGTGGTAGGAACTATACTTAACCCTTTATCCGGTGGAAGCTCTTATAAATATCTGAAAGATTTCGAGTTGCATCTATCTCTTGATGGGGTCAATTTCCAAAATGTGCTTCAGGGAAGTTTGCAGCCGGTTGGAGCTGAGCAATCCTTCGTGTTATCACAACCTTACAAAGCACGGTTTGCTCGTTTGTATATGATTAACTCTCAGGATGATATCGTTAAAACCAATCTGTCTTTAGGTGAGTGGAAAGTGATTGCAGCTCCTGATACAGTGTTTGATTCCTTCAATATTGCGAGCCCAAATCATGGCGGGTTTGTTGTTTGGTCAAAACCACAAATTTCAGGAGATTGGGATAAGCCAATTTTAACAGAAGAACTGGAACACGCTTCAGCACGCTCCAGATCGAATGATGATTGGCAATGGGTTATCGGGTTTCACAATCAACGAGCGGCGTTCATTGAAAAAATACAATGGTTGCCATCACAAGCTGACACCGGTAACAGGTCGAATGTAGAACCGATGAAATCTGTAAAAGTGTTTGTTTCCTCATCTTCAAATGTGGGACCATGGCAATTAGTCGCCGATGAAAAACTAGACACTGACAAATCACTCAAAGAAATTACCTTTGAAAAACCGGTTTGGGCTCGCTATGTGAAATTTGTAACTGATAACGTCAAAATTAGTAACTATGCTTATTTTCCTGAAACAATCCGAATCCTTGAAAAGCAAGTAGGTAGTGATTATCAAAGTATTTTAGGAGAGTGGGGAGAGCTTTCACATCAGGCATTGTATGAAAAACTCAATCCAGCAAATAAGCTCACTGTTAAAGATGAAAGGCAAAACCACAGCAAAAATACGGCTTTTGATATCAGTCAGGTAAAAACAACAAAAGGTCAGGTTCAACTGGAATATGCTGACAATCCGGATTGGTTCAAATTTTCGGTTGCCGAAGATCACAACACCTTAAACATCAGACTATCGGGCAAACAAACAGTTGAGACCGTTTTACATATTGAGGACGAACAAGGTATTCAACTGCCATTACTTATTGTTGCCAAAGAAACAAATTTAATCCAATACCAGCTTCCTGTTGAAAGCGGGAAAAATTATTTTATCAAAGTTGAAGAACCTCCGAGGTCGACTGTTTTTGTGTGGGATACCAGCCCCAGCACACTTAGTTACGAGGATATAATCTATCAGGCATTAAACAGCTATAGCAATGAAGTAATTCCTGATAGAGATATGGTGAATTTCTTACCATTCGGTGGTGAATTATTGATGGATCAATGGTATGGAGAGCCCTATTATCTGAAAACAATTATTAACAGCTATTCGCGAAAAGATGATTCCAGTCAGGCTGAATGGTCGCTTTCCCAGGCAACAAAAGCATTGGCTGGCAGACAAGGAAGCAAAGCAATTATTTTAATCACCGATGCTCTCACAAACAGAACTCCTGAAGTTTGGGATAGTTTGAGAGAGGTTCATCCGAGAGTATTTTCGCTCGGTTTAGTGGGAACTCCGGGGTTCGGAGGCAAACTTCAGGACCAAGTTGATTTACTCCAGTCTTGGGCTCACGTCAATAACGGAGAGTTTATCAAAGTTGTGGATAGAAATGATGCTGATCAAGCATTTGCCAGAGCAGCAGCTAAATTGCGTATGCCGGCAGATTATCAGCTTGTTGTTGATAGCGAATACATAAAACAACCCGGACCGGGACAACTGCAAATTTCACAATCGGCAAGTTCACAATCTGGCGGAGCAGTTGAATTGATTCTCGATGCTTCTGGCAGTATGCTCAAGCGTTTGAACGGTAATCGCCGAATCAATATTGCTAAAGATGTCTTGAAAAATACAGTCACGGAAGTGATTCCACAAGGAACTCCGGTAGCATTGCGAGTCTTTGGAGATAAAGAAGCTAATGCTTGCAGAACGGATTTAGCCATCAAACTTCAGCCTTTGCAGCCCCAAGCCGCAGTCAAAGTGATTGATAGTATCAATGCCAAGAATCTGGCAAAAACACCGATTGCTGACTCTCTGGCAAAGGTTGCCGGTGACTTGAAGTCTCATCAAGGTCAAAAAATAGTGATTCTTGTGACAGATGGGGAAGAAACTTGCGACGGAAATCCTCAGGAAGTGATTGCTAAATTGATTGAAGATGGTATGGATATTCGCCTCAATATCGTTGGTTTTGCGATTGATGATGAGGAACTGAAAGAGCAGTTTCAGCAATGGTCCACTCAAGGTGGCGGAAAATATTTTGACAGTAATAATCCGGAATCTCTCAAACAGTCAGTGAATGAAGCTCTAAAGGTTCCTTATTCCGTCTTTGACAGGAATGGAGAGCTCGTTAGCGAAGGAACTGTCAATGGTGAACCCATTGAATTGCCTGCAGGATATTACACCATTAAAATATTCACTCAAGAAGTTCAAGTGATTGAAAACTACCAAATTTTGGGAGAGCAGTTGCAAAGATTTGAGTTGTAG